In Zobellia roscoffensis, the following are encoded in one genomic region:
- a CDS encoding OmpA family protein, giving the protein MSIKSTYLLILILVTAGSSSCFAQRDKKAADADNFDHYAYMQEIESYSSLLKKGYDQVTIHKKLGNANYHSANYDVATFWYGKLLKNKEVAVSPDYLYRYALALKSVKRYDESDEWMGKFQRIKNNDTRANLFANNTNYLKDIQIPKEQYTIENLATLNSKESDFAPSYFQENLVFTTARDLEVQKYNTLLYTNLYQSKVSEEGKISELSGLSEILNTKANESSTTFSKDGETVYFTRNNFSKKSFKRDKKGISRLKIYRAFRNGDSWSEPEDLPFNSTDYSVAHPSLSSDGTKLYFASDMPGGMGASDIYVVNVISNGSFGDPINLGPQINTEGKETFPFIADSDILYFASNGHPGLGGLDIFKVDLNKENKATNLGSPINSPEDDFSLVMDLSEENGYFASNRKGGIGNDDIFRLKRSDTDCFTFIEGRAVDKDSDMPLAETQIEVFDYEGEKIGETITASDGSYTVRIPCQEKQYQLSGSKDGYEVGSLYMLTSSDKKQIKDTRLELEQSAKVADVGSDLVKVLKLTPIYFDLNSSYLRKDAYAELNKVVDYMSKRPDIKIAVGSHTDSREGDDYNLWLSKRRAMRTVQYITSKGIDPSRISGTGYGETQLLNKCANGIRCPEREHQLNRRSEFIVMEK; this is encoded by the coding sequence ATGAGTATAAAATCAACATATCTACTTATTCTAATCCTTGTGACCGCAGGGAGTTCTAGCTGTTTCGCTCAACGAGACAAGAAAGCGGCCGATGCCGATAACTTTGACCACTATGCATATATGCAAGAAATAGAATCCTACTCCTCTTTGCTGAAAAAAGGATATGACCAGGTCACCATTCACAAAAAATTAGGGAACGCAAATTACCATAGTGCTAATTACGATGTAGCTACATTTTGGTATGGAAAACTTTTAAAAAATAAAGAAGTGGCTGTATCCCCAGATTATCTATATCGCTATGCGCTAGCCCTTAAGAGCGTTAAAAGATACGATGAGTCTGATGAATGGATGGGGAAATTTCAACGTATTAAGAACAATGACACTCGTGCAAACCTCTTTGCAAATAACACCAATTATTTAAAGGACATACAGATACCTAAGGAGCAATATACTATAGAAAATTTGGCTACTCTCAATTCAAAAGAGTCAGATTTTGCGCCTTCATATTTTCAAGAAAATCTTGTTTTCACTACCGCTAGGGACCTTGAAGTTCAGAAATACAACACATTATTATACACAAACTTATATCAGTCAAAAGTTTCAGAAGAAGGCAAAATAAGTGAGCTTTCAGGTCTTTCAGAAATACTGAACACAAAGGCAAATGAGTCCTCCACAACCTTTTCTAAAGATGGCGAAACCGTATATTTTACTAGAAATAATTTTTCCAAAAAATCATTTAAACGGGATAAAAAAGGAATCAGCAGACTTAAAATTTATAGAGCTTTTAGAAATGGAGACTCATGGTCAGAACCAGAAGACCTCCCCTTTAACAGTACAGATTACTCCGTTGCCCACCCCTCTTTAAGTAGTGATGGTACTAAACTCTACTTTGCATCAGATATGCCCGGTGGTATGGGAGCATCAGATATTTATGTGGTAAACGTTATATCAAACGGTAGTTTTGGAGACCCCATAAATCTTGGGCCTCAAATTAATACAGAAGGAAAGGAAACTTTCCCCTTTATTGCTGATTCAGACATTTTATATTTTGCCTCAAATGGTCACCCAGGTCTTGGGGGGCTCGATATTTTTAAAGTCGATTTAAACAAAGAAAATAAAGCTACAAATTTGGGTAGCCCAATAAATAGCCCTGAAGATGACTTTTCTTTGGTAATGGATTTATCCGAAGAGAATGGTTATTTTGCCTCAAACCGAAAAGGTGGTATTGGTAATGATGACATATTTAGGTTAAAACGAAGTGATACGGATTGTTTTACTTTTATAGAAGGTAGGGCCGTAGACAAAGATTCTGATATGCCTTTGGCCGAAACACAAATTGAAGTTTTTGACTACGAAGGTGAAAAAATAGGAGAAACTATAACAGCTTCGGATGGTTCTTATACCGTGCGCATACCGTGTCAAGAAAAGCAGTACCAACTATCTGGCAGCAAAGATGGTTATGAAGTAGGTAGCCTTTATATGCTGACCAGTAGCGACAAAAAACAAATTAAAGATACCCGTTTAGAATTGGAACAATCTGCCAAGGTTGCGGATGTAGGTTCAGATTTGGTAAAAGTTTTAAAGCTTACCCCTATTTACTTTGACCTAAACAGTTCTTATTTACGAAAAGATGCCTATGCCGAGTTAAACAAGGTTGTGGATTATATGAGTAAAAGGCCTGATATAAAAATTGCCGTAGGTTCTCATACCGACAGCCGTGAAGGAGACGATTACAACTTGTGGCTATCCAAGCGCAGAGCTATGAGAACTGTTCAATATATAACTTCAAAAGGCATTGACCCATCACGCATTTCAGGTACGGGTTACGGTGAAACCCAATTATTAAACAAATGTGCAAACGGTATTAGATGTCCAGAAAGAGAACATCAACTAAACAGACGTTCTGAATTCATTGTCATGGAAAAATAA
- a CDS encoding IS1096 element passenger TnpR family protein, protein MIYKIRIILDAKEDIFRDLEIEASTSMEEFHNSIAQSFGFLGNEMASFYTCDEEWNQDEEIALFDMSDNGSDVRLMNETFLEDVMTEDAPKLIYVYDFLSMWTFYVELADIVEPESGVAYPNLLFSFGELPETPPEKNFESKPKFDFDDTFDNYDDLDFDENWN, encoded by the coding sequence ATGATTTACAAAATACGTATCATCTTAGATGCCAAAGAAGATATCTTTAGAGACCTTGAGATAGAAGCGAGCACTTCCATGGAAGAGTTTCATAATTCTATTGCACAGTCTTTTGGGTTTTTAGGCAATGAAATGGCCTCTTTTTACACTTGTGATGAGGAGTGGAACCAAGATGAAGAAATCGCCCTTTTTGATATGAGCGATAACGGTTCGGACGTGAGATTGATGAACGAAACCTTTTTAGAGGATGTCATGACCGAAGATGCCCCTAAGCTTATCTATGTTTATGATTTTCTAAGCATGTGGACATTCTACGTAGAGCTTGCAGATATTGTTGAACCGGAATCTGGTGTTGCATACCCTAATTTATTATTCAGTTTTGGAGAGCTTCCCGAAACACCACCAGAAAAGAATTTTGAGTCAAAACCAAAATTTGATTTTGACGATACCTTTGATAATTATGATGACCTTGATTTTGATGAAAACTGGAATTAA
- a CDS encoding PorP/SprF family type IX secretion system membrane protein — protein sequence MKKTILTALFLLVAMLNCFSQQDAQFTQYMYNTLTVNPAYAGSRDVLGVSLLHRSQWVGLDGAPSTQTFNIQGPYNDKVGLGFSIVHDEIGNNTNQNTNFNLAFSYSLPTSEKYQLSFGITAGGHLLNVDFNKLRNYSASLAPSVEDELYKKFSPNIGAGVYFHSNKFYVGLSVPDFLETEHFQSPDNNNSVIASERMNFYLISGYVFDLNSSLKFKPAYLVKAVAGAPLQVDLSANFLLSEKFTLGAAYRLDAAVSALFGFQMGKQFMLGLAYDRETSSLGGTQFNDGSFEIFLRYEFIKNSKIDLTPRFF from the coding sequence ATGAAAAAAACAATTCTTACAGCTCTGTTTCTACTTGTAGCGATGCTCAATTGCTTTAGCCAGCAAGATGCGCAATTCACGCAGTATATGTACAACACCTTAACAGTAAATCCCGCATATGCTGGCTCTAGGGATGTTCTGGGTGTTTCGTTATTACACAGGTCGCAATGGGTGGGTTTAGATGGCGCCCCTAGCACCCAAACTTTTAATATTCAAGGCCCATATAATGACAAAGTTGGACTAGGGTTTTCTATCGTTCACGATGAGATTGGCAACAACACCAACCAAAACACCAATTTTAATCTTGCTTTTTCATATAGCCTACCCACTTCTGAAAAATATCAACTTTCATTTGGTATCACGGCAGGCGGACACCTATTGAACGTAGATTTTAATAAACTGAGAAACTATAGCGCAAGTCTAGCTCCGTCCGTAGAAGATGAGCTATACAAGAAATTTTCCCCGAACATAGGCGCTGGAGTCTATTTTCATTCTAATAAATTTTATGTAGGGCTATCGGTTCCCGACTTTTTAGAGACAGAGCACTTTCAAAGTCCAGATAATAATAACTCGGTCATAGCTTCTGAGCGTATGAACTTTTATCTAATTTCCGGATATGTTTTTGACCTCAATTCTTCTTTAAAATTTAAACCTGCCTACCTTGTAAAGGCTGTTGCTGGTGCCCCACTTCAGGTTGACCTTTCCGCCAACTTTCTCCTAAGTGAAAAATTTACTTTAGGTGCTGCTTATCGCTTAGATGCGGCAGTAAGTGCTCTCTTTGGATTTCAAATGGGCAAACAGTTTATGCTAGGCCTTGCCTATGACAGAGAAACATCTTCCTTAGGTGGCACACAGTTTAATGATGGTTCTTTTGAAATATTCCTTAGGTATGAATTCATAAAGAATTCTAAAATTGACCTAACCCCAAGATTCTTTTAG
- a CDS encoding nucleoid-associated protein: MINLYPTQIETISLHRVGNKNKSEGIFLSEEPFSLNDETTGLLKEYFFKPFREKEENYFNLVNDVDVEFNELHKIVSDIFADPESMHLNSKKIAQHLFEQSNHPHIKSGEVYVAYLTNVMLDNVKTEAVGIFKSELKHDFLQFEEKGSNLDIVIQQGININKLDKGCLIFNVNKEEGYKILSVDSNRYDTKYWLENFLDVEALADENFYTKNYLKFCQNFAKDVVLPAEDKQQEVLFMNRAVNHFAKNDEFEESGFLNEVMENPELIPEFKNYKVEKGPKFSIEDVSNFDIANKAVSDARKKIKNVINLDTNIQIKLDFINPESAEKFVEKGWDEERQMYYYLVYFNKEEKN, translated from the coding sequence ATGATTAACCTATACCCTACCCAAATTGAAACAATTTCCCTACACCGTGTGGGTAATAAAAATAAAAGCGAAGGCATCTTCCTTTCTGAAGAACCTTTTTCTTTGAACGATGAGACCACTGGTCTTTTGAAAGAATATTTTTTCAAACCTTTTCGTGAAAAGGAAGAGAATTACTTTAACCTAGTAAATGACGTAGATGTTGAGTTTAATGAGCTTCACAAAATAGTTTCAGACATTTTTGCTGACCCTGAAAGTATGCACCTCAACTCAAAAAAAATAGCGCAACACCTTTTTGAGCAGTCTAACCACCCGCATATAAAAAGTGGTGAGGTATATGTGGCTTACCTTACTAACGTAATGCTAGATAACGTTAAGACCGAAGCCGTGGGTATCTTTAAGAGTGAGCTTAAGCACGACTTTCTTCAGTTTGAAGAAAAAGGAAGCAACCTAGATATTGTAATCCAACAGGGTATAAACATCAATAAATTAGATAAAGGCTGTCTTATTTTTAATGTGAATAAAGAGGAAGGATATAAAATTCTTTCAGTAGACAGTAACCGTTACGATACTAAATATTGGTTGGAAAACTTCTTGGATGTAGAGGCACTAGCAGATGAAAATTTCTACACTAAAAACTATTTAAAGTTCTGTCAGAATTTTGCAAAAGACGTGGTTTTACCGGCAGAGGACAAGCAACAAGAGGTGCTTTTTATGAACCGTGCCGTGAATCATTTTGCTAAAAATGATGAGTTTGAAGAATCAGGTTTTTTAAACGAGGTAATGGAAAACCCTGAATTAATTCCCGAGTTCAAAAATTACAAAGTAGAAAAAGGTCCTAAATTTAGTATTGAGGATGTTTCAAATTTTGATATTGCCAACAAAGCGGTATCTGATGCTCGTAAGAAAATAAAGAACGTTATAAACCTTGATACCAACATACAGATCAAGTTAGACTTTATAAACCCAGAATCTGCAGAAAAATTCGTGGAAAAAGGCTGGGATGAGGAACGCCAAATGTACTACTATCTAGTATATTTTAATAAAGAGGAAAAAAATTAG
- a CDS encoding COX15/CtaA family protein has translation MQKNFRQVAKVALVLVYLVIIAGAVVRGTGSGMGCPDWPKCFGHYIPPTEISELQWKPDTDIKKGQIIIVDETLQVASEAFKTSSTFDKTKWQTYTKHDYAQFNAAHTWIEYINRLFGALAGLATFVLAIMSIRLFKTNKNITILSWLVVFGMGFQAWLGATVVYSLLEPVKITVHMVMALVIVAFLLYIIYMTKASGDKPKTYKDIIPLLSFVLFMTLIQVVLGTQVRQFVDERMDIFGDAAKSQWLANADWHFYVHRSLSIVIVLLNVFLAQRIYKYKLNFPKINWVLLFLFIEAMSGIAMYYFHFPFASQPIHLVLASLLFGVQFYLLLEAISAKKSYKSL, from the coding sequence ATGCAGAAAAATTTCAGACAGGTTGCAAAAGTAGCTTTGGTTCTTGTATATCTCGTTATTATTGCCGGTGCAGTGGTTCGAGGAACAGGCAGTGGTATGGGGTGTCCTGATTGGCCTAAATGTTTTGGTCACTATATCCCCCCTACTGAAATTTCAGAACTACAGTGGAAACCTGACACCGATATTAAAAAGGGACAAATTATAATTGTAGATGAGACCCTTCAAGTGGCAAGTGAAGCTTTTAAAACCAGTTCTACTTTTGATAAAACTAAATGGCAAACCTATACTAAACATGACTATGCCCAATTTAACGCCGCCCATACTTGGATAGAGTACATTAACCGTCTGTTTGGTGCGTTAGCCGGTTTAGCAACGTTTGTATTGGCTATCATGTCCATTCGTCTCTTTAAAACAAATAAGAACATTACCATTCTGTCTTGGCTGGTAGTTTTTGGTATGGGCTTCCAGGCTTGGTTGGGCGCAACTGTAGTTTATTCGCTCTTGGAGCCTGTTAAAATTACCGTACATATGGTAATGGCTCTGGTTATAGTAGCCTTTTTACTCTATATTATTTATATGACCAAAGCATCTGGCGATAAACCAAAAACCTACAAAGACATTATTCCGCTTTTATCTTTCGTGCTTTTCATGACCTTAATTCAAGTAGTCTTGGGCACACAAGTAAGACAGTTTGTAGACGAACGCATGGATATTTTTGGAGATGCTGCCAAAAGCCAATGGTTGGCGAATGCTGATTGGCATTTTTACGTTCACCGGTCCCTTTCAATAGTAATAGTATTGTTGAATGTTTTTCTAGCACAACGCATTTATAAGTACAAGCTTAATTTTCCTAAAATTAATTGGGTATTATTATTCTTATTTATAGAAGCAATGTCAGGCATTGCTATGTATTACTTCCATTTTCCGTTCGCTTCGCAACCTATACATCTGGTATTGGCCAGCTTACTTTTTGGGGTTCAGTTTTATTTACTTTTAGAAGCTATAAGTGCTAAAAAAAGCTATAAATCTTTGTAA